A single region of the Brachypodium distachyon strain Bd21 chromosome 3, Brachypodium_distachyon_v3.0, whole genome shotgun sequence genome encodes:
- the LOC100832478 gene encoding probable carboxylesterase 2 — protein MDPDSEVTFEFVPVIRQYKSGRVERLLPTNPVPPSVDAATGVTSKDATVDPATGLWARLYLPAAGADDKLAIVVYLHGGGLVAGSAADAPEHAFLNRLCARARVLAVSVEYRLAPEHPVPACYDDAWAALRWAASAADPWIRDHGDRDRVFVVGYSAGGNIAHNVALRAAGSDRPVRIGGLGLVHPYFLSGEKGLAEGEMKHAWLRAKLEEMWAFACAGRTTGLDDPRVNPVADGAESLTRLRLACGRVLVCLAEDELWFRGKAYYDGLLGSGWAEEDAELLDSVGEDHQFFLQEPESAMALALMDRLVALFSRNQ, from the coding sequence ATGGACCCAGACTCCGAGGTCACGTTCGAGTTCGTGCCGGTGATCCGGCAGTACAAGAGCGGCCGCGTCGAGCGCCTCCTCCCAACCAACCCCGTCCCGCCCTCCGtcgacgccgccaccggcgtcACCTCCAAGGACGCCACCGTCGACCCGGCCACCGGCCTCTGGGCGCGCCTCTACCTCCCCGCCGCAGGCGCAGACGACAAGCTCGCCATCGTGGTCtacctccacggcggcggcctggtGGCCGGGTCCGCCGCGGACGCGCCGGAGCACGCGTTCCTCAACCGCCTgtgcgcccgcgcgcgcgtccTCGCCGTGTCCGTCGAGTACCGCCTCGCGCCCGAGCACCCCGTCCCCGCGTGCTACGACGACGCGTGGGCCGCGCTCCGGtgggccgcctccgccgcggacCCATGGATCCGGGACCACGGCGACCGGGACCGGGTCTTCGTCGTCGGGTacagcgccggcggcaacaTCGCCCACAACGTCGCGCTCCGCGCCGCAGGCTCCGACCGGCCGGTCCGCATCGGTGGGCTTGGGCTCGTCCACCCATACTTCCTCTCGGGCGAGAAGGGCCTGGCCGAGGGCGAGATGAAGCACGCGTGGCTGAGGGCCAAGCTGGAGGAGATGTGGGCCTTCGCGTGCGCGGGCCGCACCACCGGGCTGGATGACCCGCGGGTCAACCCGGTGGCCGACGGCGCGGAGAGCTTGACGCGGCTCCGGCTCGCCTGCGGCCGCGTCCTGGTCTGCCTCGCGGAGGACGAGCTGTGGTTCAGAGGCAAGGCGTACTACGACGGGTTGCTGGGGAGCGGatgggcggaggaggacgccgagcTGCTGGACTCCGTCGGGGAGGATCACCAGTTCTTCCTCCAGGAGCCTGAGAGTGCCATGGCGCTTGCTCTCATGGACCGGTTGGTCGCGCTCTTCAGCCGGAACCAATAG